The Tripterygium wilfordii isolate XIE 37 chromosome 18, ASM1340144v1, whole genome shotgun sequence nucleotide sequence GCCCAAGAAAATGTATCGAGATGGGCCCGGCCCAGTGTTCAAAGACATGCAATGATAGTAATATTGTTAAGGAAATATCGATGGACTACTTTGCCTAACATGGAAATATCAAAGACATGCAATGATAGTAATATTGTTCAAAGACAGCATGGTTATCTTATCATTGTAAGATGTTATCTGTTTTCCCAAATCTAAATCCAAGCTCAACTCATCACAGTGTCTCCGAGTCTATAGCAAACGACTTTAAAATGTGTCTTACAGTCTTACTAATTCAAAGAAACTCATGGTTTTATAACTTATCCATTAAATCTTTATTTTAGCgatataagattttttttctcaataatcTCCTCCTCACTTGTGGGTTGGACTCAAGCCCATTAAATGGAATCAGGAGTCACACAAGTAAAGCCCAACATTCAAGCTAAACAACAACCTTTTTCTAATACCAAAGTTAATAAACACCAATGGACTCATTTGTCCAAACTTATTATCAACGTAAGATATTGTCTGCTTTCCTAAGTCAAAATCCAATTTGAATTATCACAGGGTTTTCAGGACATTCTAGGACTCACGTTCTAAAACGCATTTTACTAAGTCAGAATCTATTTCATGGTTAATTGTTCAAGACGTGCGAGGCAGGCTTCGACAAATCTATTCCCTATACATGTACATGTACATGTACAGACAACAAATCCAAGTTTGATTAATTAACAAGTCGTTGAGTTAGTTGACTTTCTATATATAGAATCggtttaaaaaatcaaaacatgcACACAACAACTTAGATTCTATATCCACAAACAAACTTACCCTTTGACATTCAATACAGTCCTAAACTCGGACCATCAAAAAATTTCATCTGACGATACAATAAGTTTGGTCAAAGCTCAGCTCATGGCTACAAGGATATTGCTTCAAGTTGGAATTGAAAACCAGAAAACAACGCGTTCCCGATAAATATAATAGTACCTTACTACCATCTGTAAATGTTCTCTCCTATATATACAGGTCTACtctacaaacacaaacacaagctCTTCAAAAACACAATGATGGCTTACAAAAGCTTCTATCTAGTATTCCCTATTGCACTCCTTATCCTTCCTTTCTTCAATTCTCCATCTTTTGCTCAAATTACTCCTACCATTAATCCTGTCTCACCAGACAGAATTTGCAAGTTCACCAGGGACCCTTTGTACTGCAAGTCTGTCCTCCCTAATTGGGGTAATGTCTACGATTATGGTCGGATTTCTGTCCAAAAATCCCTCTGGCAGTCCCGTATATTCTTCTCCCTCATTGAGTATTACCTCAGAACACAATCCAGATCTTTGAAAACACCGGCAATTCGGGCTCTGCAAGATTGTAAATTCCTAGCCAGTCTGAACACGGATTTCTTAACCAGCTCGTATCAAACCCTCAGCAATGCCAACCAGACATTACCCGAATCGCGAGCCGGCGATGCACAAACATTGCTTAGTGCAATCTTAACAAACCAACAGACCTGTTTAGATGGAATACGAGCCACTGCTCCTTCTGATTGGAGAGTAGGAAACGGAGCCTTCACCGTCCCTCTATCGAATGACACAAAGCTTTTTAGTGTTTCTCTAGCTCTGTTCATGAAGGGCTGGGTTCCTGAGAGGAAGAACAGTACTGCCAGGTGGCCGTGGCAGCCGACGAAGGTCCAGCAGCTGTTTCTGAATGGGAAATTGCCACTTAAGATGTCAAACCAGACAAGGGAAATTTATGAGAGGGTTTGCAGAAGGAGAAGTAGTGGTGATGATAGTGAAAATTATGTGTTGGTGAGTGATATTGTGGTCGTGAGTCAAGATGGGAGTGGGAATTTCAGTACCATCAATGATGCAGTTGCGGCTGCTCCTAATAATACAGACGGTACCAATGGctatttcttgatttatgtCACCGCCGGGGTTTATGAAGAGTATGTTTCCATTGCCAAGAATAAGATGTTCTTGATGATGATCGGAGATGGCATTAATCAGACCATAATTACCGGCAACCGGAGCGTTGTTGATGGCTGGACTACTTTCAATTCCGCAACATTTGGTAAGTAATCAGTAAGCGTTCCTTTAGTGATCTGGTTGCGTATTCTTTTTCATAATGTTAGAAATTCTCGACCTAAACACATTGAAGGTTTTGTCCATTCTGGGTCACAATCGTCACAGGTTTGTTTTTCATGGGTTGTCGCCAATGATACTCAGACCCACAAAAATAGGTCTTACATGTGAGATGAACTGAACTTTGCTCATAAACCATTCAATTGGGTTATGTTAGACCGATGTATGATTTCAGTATTCACACTCTCGGCACTTGTGGATTGGGTTATATCGGACCACACAAATTGATAGGTCACTGAAAAGGAATTGAGCTTTTGGGACGGTTTTTTCCTAACAGTTTTAAGTATTTTTCGTTAGGtttgaaataatttaattagggGCGGTTTCATCAGGCAGTTTTAGAACCGCCATTCACTTAGGGTTAAATTATTGTTTTCCCCTTGCCTCCTTTGTTACCTCTTGCGACAAAATTAATTCACACACTCCTTTCCCGCGATATTCATCTCTCCCTTTTGAAGGCGCGTCTTACATGTGAGAAGAGTTGGACTTTACTTATCAATCACTCGGCTGGGTTACGCTAGACCGAGGTGAGATTTCACTATTGGcacataaaaagaaagaaaaatgatacTAATTAAGATGTCTTCAATTGCAGCTGTGGTGGCACCAAACTTTGTTGCAGTTGATATAACCTTTCGAAACACAGCCGGAGCGGCCAAGCAACAGGCGGTGGCCTTGCGAAGTGGTGCTGATTTATCTACCTTTTATAGCTGCAGCTTTGAAGGCTACCAAGACACATTATACACACATTCTCTAAGACAATTCTACAGAGAATGCGACGTCTATGGTACagttgatttcatatttggaaACGCAGCCGTTGTACTCCAAAACTGCAACATGTACCCGCGACTACCGATGGCCGGACAATTCAACACAATCACCGCGCAGGGTCGAACGGACCCGAATCAAAACACAGGGACTTCTATCCATAATTGTACAATCAGAGCTGCCGATGATTTGGCTTCATCAAATATCACTGTCCAGACATATCTAGGCAGGCCATGGAAGGAGTATTCGAGGACTGTTTACATGCAGAGTTTTATGGATGGTCTGATTAGTCCTGCCGGGTGGTCTATATGGAGTGGAGACTTTGCACTCAATACCTCATATTATGCAGAGTATGGTAATTCCGGACCCGGATCCAACACCTCTAATCGGGTCACTTGGCCCGGTTACCATGTGATTAACGCTACTGATGCTGGCAATTTCACAGTGTCTGCATTCTTGCTTGGAGATGACTGGCTGCCACAAACAGGAGTCCCTTACACTGGTGGTTTAATTTGAGAgaacctcttcttttttttctttttctttttttcagtttgaatgatttgttctttcaatttttctttcttttctcttaatcacattgttttttttgttcatttcctTCTGTCATCGAATTGTTTTGGTCATGTAATAAGCCATGATAATAAGATTAAGCAAGAAAAGTTATTTGATGCCTCACAAACACTACAAACAAAGGAGCTTACAACCtaaatttaatgaaaaataacTTGAGTGATAGTTTAGTGGTGAATCTCTATGGGATCAAACAGTATGGATTCGAAaatcttgagttcgattctcaagacttctgaattttttttttacttatttcttTAAAGAACTGACCGGAAAAACTACTAAAACCGATTGTTTTCACCCCTAATTGGGAGTAATATCCTTGTGACCACGTGTTGGATTTCAGCCCAACTTATCCTGCTGTCAGGTAGGAAACTTTTATGCGCATGGGGTTGATGACCCGAGTGAGAcccatatcggatgttcaaagagCAAATTTCTATGGTGTCATTGTCGGTTATAAAAAGAAGAgtaaattgaatgaaaattaaGTTGCAATGACAAGATACCAAGTTTATTGAACAATGTAGTTACTCAATTTCCATAAGAAAGATTCagagtacatatatataggaaCAAGTAACACTTTCTTCAAACCGATACAAATCAGAGATCAGTTCGTCACCAAATGTTTGGTAACAGTCAAGGCATCTTTGCACATTTGGCTAAACTGGTTATTCCGTTCAGTGAGCAGAGACGGATGATCCTTAACATCCTTGAATCCATCCTCACATGACTCTGCATCACTCAATGCTGTATTAATCCACACATACAAATCCTTGTAATCATTCTCTACCAAGGCCGCCATCGAGTTACTCAGCTGCTCGATCGCATCCAAGTACTGATCCGAGCAATCGACAAGGCCCTGCTCGATGGAAGGGTCCATATCAGCTGTGTTATTAAGCAAGCTCTTGATGTGAGAAGACGTGCCCACAGCATTGTCCGACGCAAGCCTGATCGCGATCAATGTGACGTCAACGAGGTCTGCTCGCTGGCTCTCTGCCTGGTTCGATTTGATGCTGAATGTGCAATTGCCGGATTGCTTGCAGATTTTGGCAATTAGGTGGTTGATGTGGTCGTTAGCAGTTGTTGGCTGGGGCAACAGGATGAGGCACAGGGCTAGAGATAGGAGGAAGAACATGGCCTTCATTTTCaattctctttgttttcttcccTTGAAGAGATTTCAGAGCTTGTGATTCTAATAAATAAGATGGATTTGTGTTTGGTTGTTAGAACAATGAATTGTAATGTTTAAGTATAGGTTAATTATTGGATGGTGCAAAGGAAAATGCGGTTGACCAGTAAATCAGCATTGCTAATAATACCTACGGATACAAGAGTATGATGGATCCGAATATAAATTTGTCTCAATTATCCTAAATATTGAGACGGATATGATTCATGTAAAATAGTGAGTCAAATGCTAACGTTTTAGCCAAAATAATGGCTAAATGAGCTCTAAATGGGCTTTTATTAGCCAATGAATAGGGCCCAAGCCATGGATGATGCTAGACCTATCCAAGAGTTAAAACTTagtgcctgtttggcagggcggctCCGCGGTGCCAAACAGGCCATAAAcggccagcggatccgctggtatgatattttttttttcatttttctgttgTGGGACCCACCCCCATCATGATATTTTTTAACTTTTACATAATTTAATGTGGGTCCCACAacttaatcatatatatttaatatattatttagttttataaatatttttgccaataaatttaatatttataattaatattataaaaattaatttaatatttataaaataaataaaatacacattaatgATCTTCATATAAAAActtattattttacttatttgactaattaaaattttcaattttgataaaaaaaattctaatatagttaaattaatttcaataataaattatatttattaaattaactttaataacaaaatgattaataaatgattattaaattcaaaataatacttttagtcaacaatttttccgctagcgtcagtttttaattcaccaaacacctcacagcatatttcacagctttaagctcagcatatttttcacaacattt carries:
- the LOC119984544 gene encoding probable pectinesterase/pectinesterase inhibitor 20, with translation MAYKSFYLVFPIALLILPFFNSPSFAQITPTINPVSPDRICKFTRDPLYCKSVLPNWGNVYDYGRISVQKSLWQSRIFFSLIEYYLRTQSRSLKTPAIRALQDCKFLASLNTDFLTSSYQTLSNANQTLPESRAGDAQTLLSAILTNQQTCLDGIRATAPSDWRVGNGAFTVPLSNDTKLFSVSLALFMKGWVPERKNSTARWPWQPTKVQQLFLNGKLPLKMSNQTREIYERVCRRRSSGDDSENYVLVSDIVVVSQDGSGNFSTINDAVAAAPNNTDGTNGYFLIYVTAGVYEEYVSIAKNKMFLMMIGDGINQTIITGNRSVVDGWTTFNSATFAVVAPNFVAVDITFRNTAGAAKQQAVALRSGADLSTFYSCSFEGYQDTLYTHSLRQFYRECDVYGTVDFIFGNAAVVLQNCNMYPRLPMAGQFNTITAQGRTDPNQNTGTSIHNCTIRAADDLASSNITVQTYLGRPWKEYSRTVYMQSFMDGLISPAGWSIWSGDFALNTSYYAEYGNSGPGSNTSNRVTWPGYHVINATDAGNFTVSAFLLGDDWLPQTGVPYTGGLI
- the LOC119984546 gene encoding putative invertase inhibitor, whose amino-acid sequence is MKAMFFLLSLALCLILLPQPTTANDHINHLIAKICKQSGNCTFSIKSNQAESQRADLVDVTLIAIRLASDNAVGTSSHIKSLLNNTADMDPSIEQGLVDCSDQYLDAIEQLSNSMAALVENDYKDLYVWINTALSDAESCEDGFKDVKDHPSLLTERNNQFSQMCKDALTVTKHLVTN